In a genomic window of Burkholderiales bacterium:
- the alr gene encoding alanine racemase has protein sequence MRPISATIDLGALSHNYAVARRHAHGAQALAVVKANAYGHGLNRAARALAHADGFAVVELDMAVRLRDAGYTQRIVLLEGFFEPAELPVLAERRIAATVHSVEQIRMLEAAPAGAALDVLLKINTGMNRLGFQPDDFPGALARLEANPAVGSITLMTHFATADDERGVAWQMETFERVTAGSTLPRSVANSAAVLRYPQTHFDVVRPGIMLYGCSPFAESVGADIGLKPAMTLASELIAVRELGAGEIVGYGGVYTAEAKQRIGVVACGYADGYPRHAPTGTPVRVGDAICGTVGRVSMDMLVVDLSNAPDARAGTRVVLWGEGNPVEHVATAAGTVGYELLCALAPRVRVIEKT, from the coding sequence ATGAGGCCGATCTCCGCGACGATAGACCTCGGCGCGCTCTCCCATAACTACGCTGTGGCCCGGCGTCACGCACACGGCGCGCAGGCCCTCGCGGTGGTCAAGGCGAACGCGTACGGCCACGGTCTGAACCGCGCGGCGCGGGCGCTGGCGCACGCCGACGGCTTCGCGGTCGTCGAGCTCGACATGGCGGTCCGCCTGCGCGACGCGGGCTACACGCAGCGCATCGTGCTGCTCGAAGGATTCTTCGAGCCGGCCGAGCTCCCGGTGCTCGCCGAGCGGCGCATCGCCGCCACGGTGCACAGCGTCGAGCAGATCCGCATGCTCGAAGCCGCGCCGGCGGGAGCCGCGCTCGACGTGCTCCTCAAGATCAATACCGGCATGAATCGCCTCGGCTTCCAGCCGGACGATTTCCCGGGCGCACTCGCGCGGCTCGAGGCGAATCCTGCCGTCGGCTCGATCACGCTGATGACCCATTTCGCGACCGCGGACGACGAGCGCGGCGTGGCGTGGCAGATGGAGACGTTCGAGCGCGTCACCGCCGGCTCGACGCTGCCGAGGAGCGTCGCCAACTCCGCCGCGGTGCTGCGCTACCCGCAAACTCATTTCGACGTGGTCCGCCCCGGCATCATGCTGTACGGCTGCTCGCCGTTCGCCGAAAGCGTGGGCGCCGACATCGGCCTCAAACCCGCGATGACGCTCGCGAGCGAGCTCATCGCGGTGCGCGAGCTTGGTGCAGGCGAGATCGTCGGCTACGGCGGCGTCTATACGGCGGAGGCGAAACAGCGCATCGGCGTGGTCGCGTGCGGCTACGCCGACGGCTACCCGCGCCACGCGCCGACCGGGACGCCGGTGCGGGTCGGCGATGCGATCTGCGGCACCGTCGGCCGCGTGTCGATGGACATGCTCGTGGTCGACCTGTCGAACGCGCCCGATGCCCGCGCAGGCACGCGCGTGGTGCTGTGGGGCGAGGGCAACCCGGTCGAGCACGTCGCGACTGCGGCCGGGACCGTGGGATACGAGCTGCTGTGTGCACTCGCGCCCCGCGTGCGCGTTATTGAGAAAACGTGA
- a CDS encoding LysR family transcriptional regulator, which translates to MADRRLQVFYTVAKQLSFTKAAEQLFMTQPAVTFQVKQLEEHFNTRLFERSHGKIALTPAGRLVMDYAERILALSEEMDTRIGELTGAVAGPLLLGASTTIAEFILPQVLGEFKALHPEVQAHLTVANSETIVNRVADHTIDVGLIESPSYLPSLQNEVCCDDELVLICAPGHALAGRKSVKAHDIATLPVVRREAGSGTREFTDNYLRERGVPPEDLDVVMELGSPEAMKGVVETGIAVAIVSRATIGKEVKLGSLVAIPLAPPLIRTLSAVHPKEKFRSRLLTTFVEFAIARMRELAEAGASSSR; encoded by the coding sequence ATGGCCGACCGCCGCCTTCAGGTCTTCTACACCGTCGCGAAACAGCTCTCCTTCACCAAGGCGGCGGAGCAGCTTTTCATGACGCAGCCGGCGGTGACGTTCCAGGTGAAGCAGCTCGAGGAGCATTTCAATACTCGGCTTTTCGAGCGCAGTCACGGCAAGATTGCGCTCACGCCGGCGGGACGGCTGGTCATGGACTACGCCGAGCGCATACTCGCCCTGTCGGAAGAGATGGACACGCGCATCGGCGAGCTCACCGGCGCGGTGGCGGGGCCGCTCCTCCTCGGTGCGAGCACGACGATCGCCGAGTTCATCCTGCCGCAGGTGCTGGGCGAGTTCAAAGCGCTGCATCCCGAGGTGCAGGCGCACCTCACGGTCGCGAACTCCGAGACGATCGTGAACCGCGTCGCCGACCACACGATCGACGTCGGCCTCATCGAATCGCCGTCCTACCTCCCGAGCCTGCAGAACGAGGTCTGCTGCGACGACGAGCTGGTGCTCATCTGCGCGCCGGGACACGCGCTCGCCGGCAGGAAAAGCGTGAAGGCGCACGATATCGCGACGCTCCCGGTGGTGCGGCGGGAAGCGGGCTCCGGCACGCGCGAGTTCACCGACAACTACCTGCGCGAGCGCGGTGTTCCGCCCGAGGACCTCGACGTCGTGATGGAGCTCGGCAGCCCCGAGGCGATGAAAGGCGTCGTCGAGACCGGCATCGCCGTGGCGATCGTCTCGCGCGCGACCATCGGCAAGGAGGTGAAGCTCGGCTCGCTCGTCGCGATACCGCTGGCGCCGCCGCTGATACGCACGCTGTCGGCGGTGCATCCGAAGGAAAAGTTCCGGTCGCGCCTGCTGACGACGTTCGTCGAGTTCGCGATCGCGCGCATGCGCGAGCTCGCGGAAGCGGGCGCGTCGTCGTCCCGATGA
- a CDS encoding ABC transporter ATP-binding protein, giving the protein MPDTAPGAPLLAVHGLQAWYGESHILHGVDFEVRRGEVVTLLGRNGVGKTTTLKSIMGMVGKRTGSVRFEGAETISLPSNRIAKRGIAICPEERGIFASLTVRENLLLPPRVKDGGFDVERIYTLFPNLKERETSQGTMLSGGEQQMLAIGRILRTGATLLLLDEPTEGLAPVIVQQIGATIAKLKESGLTILLVEQNFRFAQSVADRHYVMENGRVIDMIPNAELETHMDRIHEYLGV; this is encoded by the coding sequence ATGCCTGATACTGCGCCCGGCGCTCCGCTGCTTGCCGTGCACGGGCTGCAGGCCTGGTACGGCGAATCGCACATCCTGCACGGCGTCGATTTCGAGGTGCGGCGCGGCGAGGTCGTCACGCTGCTCGGCCGCAACGGCGTCGGCAAGACCACGACGCTCAAGTCGATCATGGGGATGGTCGGCAAGCGCACGGGCTCGGTGCGCTTCGAAGGCGCGGAGACGATCTCGCTGCCGTCGAACCGCATCGCCAAGCGGGGCATCGCGATCTGCCCCGAGGAGCGCGGCATCTTCGCGAGCCTCACGGTGCGCGAGAACCTGCTGCTGCCGCCCAGGGTGAAGGACGGCGGCTTCGACGTCGAGCGCATCTACACCCTGTTCCCGAACCTGAAGGAGCGCGAGACGAGCCAGGGCACCATGCTTTCGGGCGGCGAGCAGCAGATGCTCGCGATCGGGCGGATCCTGCGCACCGGCGCGACGCTGCTCCTCCTCGACGAGCCGACCGAAGGATTGGCGCCGGTGATCGTGCAGCAGATCGGCGCGACCATCGCCAAGCTCAAGGAAAGCGGCCTCACGATATTGCTCGTCGAGCAGAACTTCCGCTTCGCGCAGTCGGTCGCGGACCGCCACTACGTCATGGAGAACGGCCGCGTGATCGACATGATCCCGAACGCGGAGTTGGAAACCCACATGGATCGCATACACGAATACCTGGGGGTGTGA
- the radA gene encoding DNA repair protein RadA: protein MAKAKTIYTCTECGGQSVKWQGQCPHCQVWNTLEETVPEAASATSNRFALIADGGKLQRLSDVEAREEERIPTGVSEFDRVLGGGLVPGGVVLIGGDPGIGKSTLLLQSLAEMGMAAPKRKLLYVTGEESAQQVALRAKRLGLDVRQVHVLAEINLEKIQAAIQSEKADVAVVDSIQTLYSGQLTSAPGSVAQVRECAAQLTRVAKAGATSVVFVGHVTKEGALAGPRVLEHMVDTVLYFEGDTHSSFRLVRAFKNRFGAVNELGVFAMTDKGLKGVSNPSALFLSQHGVEVAGSCVMVTQEGTRPMLVEIQALVDDAHAPNPRRLSVGLEQNRLALLLAVLHRHAGIACFDQDVFVNAVGGVRITEPAADLAVLMAIVSSLKNKPLPPKLVVFGEVGLAGEVRPVQRGQERLREAAKLGFTHALVPKANKPRQAIPGMEVSAVERVEEAFAHVR from the coding sequence ATGGCGAAAGCTAAGACCATCTACACCTGCACCGAGTGCGGCGGCCAATCCGTGAAGTGGCAAGGCCAGTGCCCCCACTGTCAGGTCTGGAACACGCTCGAGGAAACGGTGCCCGAAGCGGCGTCGGCTACGTCCAACCGCTTCGCCCTGATCGCCGACGGCGGCAAGCTCCAGCGCCTGTCGGACGTCGAAGCGCGCGAGGAAGAGCGCATTCCCACCGGCGTGTCCGAGTTCGACCGCGTGCTCGGCGGCGGCCTGGTGCCGGGCGGCGTGGTGCTGATCGGCGGCGATCCCGGCATCGGCAAGTCGACGCTGCTGCTCCAGTCGCTCGCCGAGATGGGCATGGCCGCGCCGAAGCGCAAGCTCCTCTACGTCACCGGCGAGGAATCGGCGCAGCAGGTCGCCTTGCGCGCCAAACGCCTCGGCCTCGACGTGCGCCAGGTCCACGTGCTCGCCGAGATCAACCTCGAGAAGATCCAGGCGGCGATCCAGTCCGAGAAAGCCGACGTCGCGGTCGTCGATTCGATACAGACGCTCTATTCGGGCCAGCTCACGTCGGCGCCCGGCTCGGTCGCACAGGTGCGCGAGTGCGCGGCGCAGCTCACGCGCGTCGCCAAAGCGGGTGCGACGTCGGTCGTCTTCGTCGGCCACGTCACCAAGGAAGGCGCGCTCGCGGGACCGCGCGTGCTCGAGCACATGGTCGACACCGTGCTCTATTTCGAAGGCGACACGCACTCGAGCTTCAGGCTGGTGCGCGCGTTCAAGAACCGTTTCGGGGCGGTCAACGAACTGGGCGTGTTCGCGATGACCGACAAGGGCCTCAAAGGCGTGTCGAATCCGTCGGCGCTCTTCCTCTCGCAGCACGGCGTCGAAGTCGCGGGCTCGTGCGTCATGGTGACGCAGGAAGGCACGCGGCCGATGCTGGTCGAGATCCAGGCGCTGGTCGACGACGCGCACGCGCCGAATCCGCGCAGGCTGTCGGTGGGCCTCGAGCAGAACCGCCTCGCGCTGCTGCTCGCGGTGCTGCACCGGCACGCGGGTATCGCGTGCTTCGACCAGGACGTCTTCGTCAATGCGGTGGGCGGCGTGCGCATCACCGAGCCCGCGGCCGACCTCGCGGTGCTGATGGCGATCGTCTCGTCGCTCAAGAACAAACCGCTGCCGCCGAAGCTGGTCGTGTTCGGCGAGGTCGGCCTCGCCGGCGAAGTGCGGCCGGTGCAGCGCGGCCAGGAGCGGCTGCGCGAAGCGGCGAAGCTCGGCTTCACCCACGCCCTCGTGCCGAAGGCGAACAAGCCGCGGCAGGCGATTCCCGGCATGGAGGTGAGCGCAGTGGAGCGCGTCGAAGAAGCGTTTGCCCACGTGCGCTGA
- the lplT gene encoding lysophospholipid transporter LplT translates to MPLGFYLIMAAQFFSSLADNALLVAAIALLMQMHTPEWMTPLLKFFFTVSYVLFAAFVGAFADSMPKGRVMFVTNLVKIAGCLIMFFHEWLTVPGVAAFWVVLLAYSVVGLGAAAYSPAKYGILTELLPHHRLVIANGWIEGLTVASIILGTLLGGVLISRAVSSILLAFDFPGIDTGIDTAPEAAIAVIAVFYVIAAIFNLYIPDTGVDHRQPSRNPLFLVREFAHCVKLLWSDKLGQISLATTTLFWGAGATLQFIVLKWAEVALGYSLSQATVLQGVCAVGIAMGSVVAARFVPLRRAVDVVPVGVAMGLIVIAMNLATNVHVAIPLMILIGALAGFFVVPMNALLQHRGHILMGAGHSIAVQNFNENLSILVMLSVYATLMWLKFSIYTVVVIFGLFVSGTMLLVRKRHQYNVKQGGIPVIPADAQH, encoded by the coding sequence ATGCCCCTCGGTTTCTACCTGATCATGGCGGCGCAGTTCTTCTCGTCGCTCGCCGACAATGCGCTGCTCGTCGCCGCCATCGCGCTGCTCATGCAGATGCATACGCCGGAATGGATGACGCCGCTGCTGAAGTTCTTCTTCACCGTGTCGTACGTGCTGTTCGCGGCTTTCGTCGGCGCCTTCGCCGACTCGATGCCGAAAGGGCGCGTGATGTTCGTCACCAACCTGGTGAAGATCGCCGGCTGCCTGATTATGTTTTTCCATGAATGGCTGACCGTGCCCGGCGTCGCCGCCTTCTGGGTGGTGCTGCTCGCGTACAGCGTCGTCGGCCTGGGCGCGGCGGCTTATTCTCCGGCGAAATACGGCATCCTCACCGAGCTCCTGCCGCACCACCGCCTGGTCATCGCCAACGGCTGGATCGAGGGCCTGACCGTGGCCTCGATCATCCTCGGCACGCTGCTCGGCGGCGTGCTCATCAGCCGCGCGGTGTCGTCGATACTGCTCGCGTTCGACTTCCCCGGCATCGACACCGGCATCGACACCGCGCCCGAAGCGGCGATCGCGGTGATCGCGGTGTTCTACGTCATCGCCGCGATCTTCAACCTCTACATCCCCGACACCGGCGTCGACCACCGCCAGCCGAGCCGCAATCCCTTGTTCCTCGTGCGCGAGTTCGCGCACTGCGTGAAGCTCCTGTGGAGCGACAAGCTCGGGCAGATCTCGCTCGCCACCACGACGCTGTTCTGGGGCGCGGGCGCGACGCTGCAGTTCATCGTCCTCAAGTGGGCGGAAGTCGCGCTCGGCTATTCGCTGTCGCAGGCGACGGTGCTGCAGGGGGTGTGCGCGGTGGGCATCGCGATGGGGTCGGTCGTCGCGGCGCGCTTCGTGCCGCTGCGGCGGGCCGTGGACGTCGTGCCGGTCGGGGTCGCGATGGGCCTGATCGTCATCGCCATGAACCTCGCGACCAACGTGCACGTCGCGATTCCCCTGATGATCCTGATCGGCGCGCTCGCCGGATTCTTCGTCGTGCCGATGAACGCCCTGCTCCAGCACCGCGGCCACATCCTGATGGGCGCCGGCCATTCGATCGCGGTGCAGAACTTCAACGAGAACCTGTCGATCCTCGTCATGCTCTCGGTCTACGCCACGCTGATGTGGCTCAAGTTCTCGATCTACACCGTCGTCGTGATCTTCGGGCTGTTCGTGTCAGGGACGATGCTGCTGGTGAGGAAGCGGCACCAATACAACGTGAAGCAGGGCGGGATACCGGTGATTCCGGCGGATGCGCAGCACTAG
- a CDS encoding isoprenylcysteine carboxylmethyltransferase family protein, translated as MGDPIFRYGLLAYYMVFVGVLFVARSIIVRKRTGVNPLVLPKEGEVALYVARGLQAVSAGGASVVLAIGLVPFDVLGALPALRSQAVFIVGCAMLGASLVLMAVAQAQMGASWRIGIDREHPTALVERGLFAMSRNPIFLALRANLLGLVLVYPAAATLALLVAAEIFIQLQVRLEEGYLSTLHGERYEAYRRRVRRWL; from the coding sequence ATGGGCGACCCGATCTTCCGCTACGGGCTGCTCGCGTATTACATGGTGTTCGTGGGGGTCCTCTTCGTCGCGCGGTCGATCATCGTGCGCAAGCGAACCGGCGTGAATCCGCTGGTGCTGCCGAAGGAAGGCGAGGTCGCGCTCTACGTCGCTCGCGGGCTGCAGGCGGTCTCCGCGGGCGGCGCGAGCGTGGTTCTGGCGATCGGGCTCGTGCCGTTCGACGTGCTCGGCGCGCTGCCGGCGCTGCGTTCTCAGGCGGTCTTCATCGTGGGCTGCGCGATGCTCGGCGCATCGCTCGTCCTGATGGCGGTCGCGCAGGCCCAGATGGGCGCATCGTGGCGCATCGGCATCGACCGCGAGCATCCGACGGCGCTGGTCGAGCGCGGGTTGTTCGCGATGTCGCGCAACCCGATCTTCCTCGCGCTGCGCGCGAACCTGCTCGGCCTCGTCCTCGTCTATCCGGCGGCGGCGACGCTCGCGCTGCTCGTGGCGGCCGAGATCTTCATACAGCTCCAGGTGAGGCTCGAGGAAGGATATCTCTCGACGCTGCACGGCGAGCGCTACGAGGCGTATCGGCGGCGGGTGCGGCGCTGGCTGTGA
- a CDS encoding ABC transporter ATP-binding protein has product MENDYVLETRELTKEFKGFVAVRNVDLKVRRGTIHALIGPNGAGKTTCFNLLTRFLPATRGRIFYNSKDITGARPAAVARMGLVRSFQISAVFPHLTVLENVRVALQRKRGESFDFWRAERRLTSYNGRARQLIEAVGLSAYESTVAVELPYGRKRALEIATTLALDPEVMLLDEPTAGMTHEDVERIAALIRTAAQNRTVLMVEHNLAVVANLCHYITVLARGEILAQGDYETVSKNPEVVQAYLGQGHA; this is encoded by the coding sequence ATGGAAAACGATTACGTCCTCGAGACGCGCGAGCTCACCAAGGAGTTCAAAGGCTTCGTCGCCGTCAGGAACGTCGATCTCAAGGTGAGGCGCGGCACGATCCATGCGCTCATCGGCCCGAACGGCGCGGGCAAGACCACGTGCTTCAACCTGCTCACGCGCTTCCTGCCCGCGACGCGCGGGCGCATCTTCTACAACTCGAAGGACATCACCGGCGCGCGCCCCGCGGCGGTCGCGCGCATGGGACTGGTGCGCTCCTTCCAGATCTCCGCGGTCTTCCCGCACCTCACGGTGCTCGAGAACGTGCGCGTCGCCCTGCAGAGGAAACGCGGCGAATCGTTCGACTTCTGGCGCGCCGAACGCCGGCTTACGTCGTACAACGGGCGCGCGCGCCAGCTCATCGAAGCGGTCGGGCTCAGCGCTTACGAGAGCACCGTCGCGGTGGAGCTTCCTTACGGCCGCAAGCGCGCGCTCGAGATCGCGACCACGCTCGCGCTCGATCCCGAGGTGATGCTGCTCGACGAGCCGACCGCGGGCATGACGCACGAGGACGTCGAGCGCATCGCGGCGCTGATACGCACCGCGGCGCAGAACCGCACGGTGCTCATGGTCGAGCACAACCTCGCCGTGGTCGCGAACCTCTGCCACTACATCACCGTCCTCGCGCGCGGCGAGATCCTCGCCCAGGGCGATTACGAGACCGTCTCGAAGAATCCCGAGGTGGTGCAGGCCTACCTGGGGCAAGGTCATGCGTGA